One window of the Eucalyptus grandis isolate ANBG69807.140 chromosome 6, ASM1654582v1, whole genome shotgun sequence genome contains the following:
- the LOC108960358 gene encoding ABC transporter C family member 6 → MFEGTVQSNLDPLEEYTEDQIWEALDQCQLGEEVRKKEGKLDSPVAENGENWSIGQRQLVCLGRVLLKKSKILVLDEATASVDTATNNVIQQTLRHHFADCTVNTIAHWITSVLDSDIILLLDHGLVAEYDSLKRLLDKESSFAQLAAEHATRWRSVSAAKTM, encoded by the exons ATGTTTGAGGGCACCGTGCAAAGCAACCTTGACCCTCTTGAGGAATACACCGAAGATCAGATTTGGGAG GCATTGGATCAGTGCCAACTCGGCGAGGAAgtgaggaagaaagaagggaaactGGATTCGCCAG TTGCAGAGAATGGAGAGAACTGGAGCATAGGACAGAGGCAGCTCGTGTGTCTCGGTCGTGTCCTGCTCAAGAAAAGCAAGATTTTGGTACTAGATGAAGCCACTGCTTCCGTCGATACAGCCACCAATAATGTGATTCAGCAAACTTTGAGGCATCACTTCGCCGACTGTACTGTTAATACCATTGCACATTGGATCACTTCTGTTCTCGACAGCGACATCATTCTTCTTCTAGACCATG GCCTTGTTGCTGAATATGACTCTCTGAAAAGATTGCTAGACAAGGAATCCTCGTTCGCGCAGCTCGCAGCAGAGCACGCAACGAGGTGGCGTTCAGTTTCAGCAGCTAAAACGATGTGA
- the LOC104449144 gene encoding ABC transporter C family member 3: MDPFDSSKQVLQNFLSHSSTLMYTGGDFLLNATFLRGFSGSLHLVLLLGLLVSWTGKKIWAQRNGVGSEQSRRRSRIWYYKPTLFCCLGLSLFNLVLCAANYFYWYANDWSEEKLVSLLDLALKSLAWGALGVRLYGQSSDFGVSKLPLFLRVWWGSYLSIACYCLVIDVVLYGKCVPVRTQYSISDVVSVVTGFFCCYVGFFGKIEIDDCLLEALLNGNSVTSNAKLNRSPGSETVTPYSKAGLLSIISFSWLSPLMAVGNEKTLDLEDVPQLAPRDRIAGALPGFKEKLKSDAGSSNGVTAFRLAKALIMSKWKEVISTAVFELLITLASYLGPYLMETFVQFLNGQRKFESKGYLLVSAFLVAQLVECLSSRQMIFRLDLVGIRTRSLLVALIYDKGLNLSCQSKQGHTSGEIINIMSVDAERIGDSCWCMHDPWLVLVQVGLALAILYKNLGLAAIAAFVASVLVMLANIPLSKLQEKIDEKFMESKDKRMKATSEILRNMKILKLQAWEMKFLSKINELRNIETGWLKKNFYTEAMTSFVFWGAPTFVSVTTFGTCMLLGIPLSSGKILSAIATFSVLQDPIYELPVVLSVIAQTKVSLDRVASFLRLEDLQNDVIEKLPQGTSDMAVEINEGNFTWDLSSSEPTLKDINLKVINGMKVAVCGTVGSGKSSLLSCLLGELSKISGALKLCGSKAYVAQSPWIQSGKIVDNILFGKEMNRERYESILEACCLMKELEILPFGDQTIIGERGINLSGGQKQRVQIARAIYRDADIYLLDDPFSAVDAHTGSHLFKECLLGLLSLKTVIYVTHQVEFLQTADLIVVMRDGKITESGTYSEILHLGADFTELVGAHEEALARLGSHQAGPDSEASGINNEESRTENTVEKEENRNVQDGEVRVKGQLVQEEEREKGRVGFLVHWKYLTAAYGGALVPFILLAQFLFMLLQMGSNYWMAWATPVSEDVEPAVPGSTLILVYVALAVGSALCILFRSSLLATAGYKTATILFNKLHLAIFRAPMSFFDATPSGRILSRVSKDQSAVDLDIPFIVAEFAFSMIRLLGIIILITQVAWQVLIIFIPVIATCVWYQQYYMPSARELARLMSVSEAPVIQHFAETISGSTTIRGFDQESRFRDTIMELSDAYSRYMFHVDGAMEWLRFRLDMLSTVTFGISLIFLTSIPEGFIDPAIAGLAVTYVLNLNTIQEIVIFSLCNMENKIISVERIIQYAGISSEPPLTIEDDCPCPSWPTCGEIAISDLQVQYAPHLPLVLRGITCTFPGGMKTGIVGRTGSGKSTLMQALFRIVEPCAGQILIDGINISSIGLHDLRSRLSIIPQDPTMFEGTVRSNLDPLEEYSDEQIWEALDECQLGDEVRKKEGKLDAAVTENGENWSMGQRQLVCLGRVLLKKSKILVLDEATASVDTATDNLIQQTLRHHLSDCTVMTIAHRITSVLDSNMVLLLDHGLVAECDSPRRLLDNKSSSFTQLVAEYTTRSKYGFGN; this comes from the exons ATGGATCCTTTCGATTCATCAAAGCAGGTGCTTCAAAACTTCCTCTCGCACTCCTCCACTCTGATGTATACAGGGGGCGATTTTCTGCTCAACGCCACGTTTTTACGTGGCTTCTCTGGTtctcttcatttggttttgttACTTGGACTCCTGGTTTCATGGACGGGCAAGAAAATATGGGCACAACGAAATGGTGTAGGCTCCGAACAAAGCCGCAGAAGAAGCAGAATTTGGTACTATAAGCCCACTCTGTTTTGCTGTTTAGGCTTATCTCTGTTTAATCTGGTTTTGTGTGCGGCGAACTACTTTTATTGGTATGCAAATGATTGGTCGGAAGAGAAACTGGTTTCTCTTTTGGATTTAGCACTGAAGTCTCTCGCTTGGGGAGCTCTAGGTGTTCGTTTGTACGGCCAAAGCTCCGATTTTGGAGTATCAAAGCTCCCTCTTTTTTTGAGAGTCTGGTGGGGTTCCTACTTGTCCATTGCATGTTATTGCCTCGTCATTGACGTTGTTCTGTATGGAAAGTGTGTTCCGGTGCGAACCCAGTATTCCATTTCTGACGTCGTCTCTGTTGTCACCGGTTTCTTCTGCTGTTATGTGGGGTTCTTTGGTAAGATTGAGATTGATGATTGTCTGCTCGAAGCGCTTTTAAATGGTAACTCGGTTACAAGCAATGCCAAATTAAACAGAAGTCCAGGAAGTGAAACTGTGACCCCGTATTCTAAAGCGGGATTACTGAGTATAATTAGTTTCTCGTGGCTGAGTCCTTTAATGGCTGTCGGGAATGAGAAAACACTGGACCTAGAGGATGTCCCTCAACTTGCTCCACGGGATAGGATAGCAGGGGCACTTCCAGGTTTCAAGGAAAAGCTCAAGTCAGATGCTGGTTCCAGTAATGGAGTGACAGCGTTTAGGCTGGCGAAGGCTCTGATCATGTCCAAATGGAAAGAAGTAATTTCCACTGCTGTGTTTGAGCTTCTTATAACCCTAGCTTCTTACCTTGGTCCATACCTTATGGAAACTTTTGTTCAATTCCTAAACGGGCAACGCAAATTTGAAAGTAAAGGCTACCTTCTTGTTTCAGCGTTTTTGGTTGCACAGCTTGTCGAGTGCCTTTCCTCTCGGCAGATGATATTTAGGCTAGATCTTGTTGGGATTAGGACTCGCTCATTGCTGGTTGCACTAATATATGACAAGGGATTAAACCTTTCATGCCAGTCTAAACAGGGGCATACTAGTGGGGAAATCATTAATATCATGTCTGTAGATGCCGAGAGAATTGGTGATTCTTGCTGGTGCATGCACGATCCTTGGCTAGTACTTGTACAAGTTGGGTTAGCCTTAGCGATTCTGTATAAAAATCTTGGGCTTGCGGCTATTGCAGCTTTTGTGGCCTCTGTGCTTGTTATGTTAGCTAATATTCCTTTGAGCAAGCTCCAGGAGAAAATTGATGAAAAGTTTATGGAATCAAAGGACAAAAGGATGAAGGCAACTTCCGAGATCTTGCGAAACATGAAGATTTTAAAGCTTCAGGCATGGGAGATGAAGTTTTTGTCCAAGATTAATGAACTGAGGAATATTGAGACGGGGTGgttgaaaaaaaatttttaCACTGAAGCAATGACCTCTTTTGTCTTCTGGGGTGCCCCGACATTTGTTTCCGTGACTACATTTGGTACATGCATGTTATTGGGGATCCCACTATCGTCAGGGAAGATCTTATCTGCGATCGCAACATTCAGCGTCCTCCAAGATCCCATCTATGAATTACCAGTTGTATTATCCGTGATAGCTCAGACTAAGGTCTCACTTGACAGAGTAGCATCATTCCTGCGCCTTGAGGATCTCCAGAATGACGTCATTGAAAAGCTTCCTCAGGGCACAAGTGATATGGCAGTCGAGATCAATGAGGGGAATTTCACGTGGGACTTGTCTTCCTCTGAACCCACATTAAAGGACATAAACTTGAAGGTCATCAATGGCATGAAAGTTGCAGTCTGCGGTACTGTGGGTTCAGGAAAATCGAGCTTACTTTCTTGCCTCCTGGGAGAATTGTCGAAGATATCGGGAGCCCTCAAATTATGTGGCAGTAAGGCTTATGTTGCTCAGTCTCCGTGGATACAGAGTGGCAAGATTGTGGACAACATTTTATTCGGCAAGGAGATGAACCGTGAGAGGTATGAAAGTATCCTCGAAGCCTGCTGTCTGATGAAGGAATTGGAGATTCTCCCATTTGGCGATCAAACAATTATAGGCGAGAGAGGGATAAATCTGAGTGGTGGACAGAAGCAAAGAGTGCAGATTGCCCGTGCAATTTATCGAGATGCAGACATTTATCTACTTGATGACCCTTTTAGTGCTGTCGATGCGCATACAGGATCTCATCTGTTTAAG GAATGTTTGCTAGGACTTTTAAGTTTGAAAACAGTGATCTACGTTACTCATCAAGTAGAGTTTCTACAGACAGCTGATCTAATCGTG GTCATGAGAGATGGAAAGATCACAGAATCTGGAACATACAGCGAGATTCTTCACCTCGGAGCAGATTTCACAGAGCTAGTTGGTGCACATGAGGAAGCTTTAGCCAGGCTTGGTTCCCACCAAGCTGGGCCAGATTCTGAAGCATCTGGTATCAACAATGAAGAAAGTCGAACGGAAAATACtgtggagaaggaagaaaacagAAATGTTCAAGATGGTGAAGTAAGGGTAAAAGGGCAGCTtgttcaagaagaagagagggagaaaggtAGAGTCGGTTTTCTGGTGCACTGGAAGTACCTGACGGCGGCATATGGAGGAGCTCTCGTGCCTTTCATATTACTGGCCCAGTTTCTATTCATGCTCCTTCAGATGGGAAGCAATTACTGGATGGCATGGGCGACCCCAGTGTCGGAGGACGTGGAACCTGCTGTCCCGGGATCAACACTGATACTTGTTTACGTGGCTTTGGCTGTTGGAAGCGCCTTATGTATTCTTTTCAGGTCTTCACTTTTGGCAACTGCTGGCTACAAGACAGCTACGATACTCTTTAATAAGTTGCATCTCGCAATATTTCGGGCCCCCATGTCATTCTTTGATGCCACTCCAAGTGGACGAATCCTAAGTAGG GTCTCAAAAGACCAGAGTGCTGTGGATTTGGACATTCCATTTATAGTCGCAGAATTTGCCTTCTCAATGATCCGGCTACTGGGAATTATCATTTTGATAACTCAGGTTGCATGGCAAGTTCTTATAATTTTCATCCCTGTGATTGCAACCTGTGTCTGGTATCAGCAATATTACATGCCATCTGCTAGAGAACTGGCACGGTTGATGAGTGTGAGCGAAGCTCCAGTGATCCAGCACTTTGCTGAAACAATTTCAGGATCGACCACTATTCGTGGCTTTGATCAAGAATCAAGATTTCGGGACACAATTATGGAGCTTTCCGATGCATATTCTCGGTACATGTTCCATGTTGATGGGGCAATGGAATGGCTTCGCTTTCGCTTGGATATGCTATCCACGGTCACATTTGGAATCTCTTTGATCTTCTTGACCTCTATTCCTGAGGGATTCATCGACCCAG CAATCGCGGGCTTAGCTGTGACGTACGTACTTAATTTGAACACGATAcaagaaatagttatttttagTTTGTGTAATATGGAGAACAAAATTATATCGGTTGAAAGGATAATTCAATACGCTGGCATCTCAAGTGAGCCCCCTCTTACAATAGAGGATGATTGCCCCTGTCCTTCATGGCCAACATGTGGAGAGATCGCCATTTCCGATCTGCAG GTCCAGTATGCTCCACACTTGCCGCTTGTTCTGCGAGGCATCACGTGCACTTTTCCTGGAGGGATGAAAACGGGCATCGTGGGGAGAACGGGCAGTGGCAAATCGACTCTCATGCAAGCACTTTTCCGCATAGTAGAACCTTGTGCAGGTCAAATCCTGATAGATGGCATTAATATCTCCTCAATTGGGCTGCACGATCTGAGGTCGAGATTAAGCATCATCCCTCAAGATCCAACCATGTTTGAGGGTACCGTGCGAAGCAATCTAGACCCTCTTGAGGAGTACTCTGATGAGCAGATTTGGGAG GCATTGGATGAGTGCCAACTGGGGGATGAAGTcaggaagaaagaagggaaactGGATGCAGCAG TTACTGAGAATGGTGAGAACTGGAGCATGGGACAGAGGCAGCTTGTGTGCCTCGGTCGTGTGCTGCTCAAGAAAAGCAAGATCTTGGTACTTGACGAAGCTACTGCGTCCGTTGACACAGCCACTGATAATCTGATTCAGCAAACGCTGAGGCATCACCTCTCGGACTGTACTGTTATGACCATTGCACATCGGATCACCTCAGTTCTTGATAGCAACATGGTTCTTCTTCTAGATCACG GCCTTGTTGCTGAATGTGATTCTCCAAGAAGATTGCTGGACAACAAATCCTCATCGTTCACGCAGCTTGTAGCAGAGTACACAACGAGGTCTAAGTACGGTTTTGGAAATTGA